The Xyrauchen texanus isolate HMW12.3.18 chromosome 42, RBS_HiC_50CHRs, whole genome shotgun sequence genome includes the window GTCCTGTGTggtcattcatgtggggaagagcAGTGATCCTTATGCACCCTGGACAGACACATTAATGCCTGTGCCAGATTGTCAATAAGGGAACATGCATCTCATGGATGATATTTGTGATTGCGCAACATAACCCCTGTTGTTGTAGTGAGCAACTATTTTTGTTCCTTTCAGAGGCAAGATCCTGGCTAAGAGAATTAATGTGCGTATCGAGCACATTAAGCACTCAAAAAGCAGAGACAGCTTCCTGCAGCGCGTAAAAGAGAATGAAAAGAAGAAAGTGGAGGCCAAGAAGGCAGGCACTTGGATTGAGCTGAAACGCCAGGTATGGGAAATAAACTTGGTGTTTTGTCAATTTTTCCATCTTGAAGTGtcaatttattttacagttaacTAGACTTGTATTTTGTTGATGTATATTCATCTTGTTCTTTCCTCTTAGCCTGCTGCTCCACGGCCAGCACACTTTGTCAGCACCAAGAACAATGAGCCTCAGCTCCTGGAGCCCATCCCCTACGAGTTCATGGCATAAGTCTGCTGACCAAAATAAAGTCCTTTGTACAACATACTTCATGTTTGGAACTCTttacttttaaagaaatgttggGGTTCTAAAATtgctattattgtcattttatttataaatgtagcaTTGTTGCTCAGACTAGAAATGAAAGCATCCGTGTACTGCAGAGCATGCGCAATGAATCGCAAACACTGATGCTGTTACTTCcatttatttctattattttaatgCAGTTATTACACTAGCGACAGTGCTGTCAGAGCtgcatgattttctttttatttcccaTGATATTGTaatcattattttgattaatagaatttatattttttttttttcctgtgtgggGCAAATTACAATCCATATTTATATAAGCTACACCTCCAAGCAAGATTAGAACTTTGTTCCTTAGTTATCGCTGTTATATCATGATATAATGGGAACATTCTACAGccttggccaaaagtattggcagtgacaatttgttttgcaaagtttgctgctttagtatttgtagattatagaTTATTGTCAAAAACACAATTTATGCAAGGAGTCAATATTTACTGTCTTCAaacttgttcttcataacctctgcagttcgctctggcatgctggatatcagcttcaggacaaatcctgactgatggcgatccattcttgccttagtGCTTGgggttgatcacaatttgtggacttctgcttgtccactcgccttttgaggattgaccacatgtTCTCAAtcggattaagatccggggagttgcctggccacagatccaaaatttcaatgtaatgatctacaagccacttcattatcattcttgccttgtgacatggtgctccatcatgctggaaaatacacctatcatcaccaaattgctcctgggttGTTGGGAGTAGTTGCTTTTGCAgaacattttgataccattctttattcaaggcagtgtttttgggcagaattgtgagagaacccACTCCCTTGTATGAAaggcaaccccacacatggatgttctcaggatgcttcactgttggcacaacgcAGGActcgttcaccttttcttctccggactatcgattttccagatgtcccaaacagtcggaaagcggcttcatcagagaaaataactttgcaccagtcttatGTCTGTCGtttatgtttttcttggagagaagtggcttctttgctgcccttcttgacacaagggcattgtccaaaagtcttcgcctcactgtgcgtgcagatgcactcacaccaacctgctgccaatattgagcaagctctgcactggtggtgacacgattccatagctgactccccAGGAGGAGACTGTCCTGGCACCTGCTgaacactctgggacgtcctgaaaccttcactgcagttgaacctctctccttgaagttcttgatgatccggtaaacggttctttcaggtgcaatattctttgcagcaatttccttgcatgtgaggccattttgatgcaaagcgatgatggctgcacagctttctttagaggtaaccatcgcgacaagaacacaatgattgaagcacttcttccctctttTTATAGCAAACCGTCTGCTTTTAAattccaatcagaatgatagtgatttcacctgactagtactcgttcacactttcccaggtgctgctgatatgattagtgaagttatgttagctggtcattttgtgccagggccaaaaaacagtgaaatttatgtttttgtgatagtcaatttttttggccaatgaagctttttgcaataatttcaaatgcatctgatcactctgcacaataatctagaaacaatgtgaatcaacatcacaacaactgaagcagaaacacaacatttatatcactgccaatactttggccacagctgtatagATCAGTGATCCCACTACATTTATATGCATATCTTTCCATTCAGtggataaaaaatgtatattctcttcGTTCACTTAAATGTAATTAGTTTGAACTTCTCCCTGGACACATTTAATGATGTAGAAACAATGCCgtaataattgcatttaaatatttaattttcaacataacacCAGGCAATTTCTAAAAGAAATGTAGGCTACAGTAGCGCTGTAGAGTGGTAGTTCTTAATGGCCGGCACTAGAGGGCAGTATAAGCTATAACTCGGTGTGACCCACTTAGTTTAACGATATTTAAAGATATTCTAGGTTGATGTGTGGCGAGAGGACATTGATAGCGCTATTCTTCCAAACGATATTTTTGGACGCATATTTGCATATCTGATCTATTTACCAGAACAGCCTCATGACCAGCAGATCACGACTTGAGAAAATGCTTAAGTTCTGTTGACATCAAAGCATCTGACTATAGGCAGCCACATTCGAATTATTACATTATGATTTAACACTCGAGTTGAaagttttcataataaaggaatATTTTTGTTTCAGTACAAGTGAAGCTCAGTATACTGCATTCGTGtcatagtgttgattaccacaaaaaaaaaaattcttctcattcctccttttcttaaaacaaacaaaacagcaaatagccagattacagtgaggcacaatacaagtaaatgaggccaatttttggagagttaaaTAGCAGGAATATGaagcttatacttttataaaggtacattcttatgttaaaacgtgtgtattatttggaCTGAAAAGTTgtgtaaaatgctattttttactgttgttttaagGTTTAgagttatgttgtcatggcagcaAAGTTGTGCAGTttgataactttacacagaaaaggttaataagtgattttatcacacgtTAGCACACACATTGTTTACGCTTTgaggctatacctttgaaacagttTCAAAGAGTTTTTAATGTatacagactggccccattcacttccattataagtgcctcactgtaacctacagtagatttgtgcttttttttttttttttaggaaaatttgtcaaaatactcattatgccacaaatgctgatgattgagcttaacttgtattgaatacagaatattcctttaaatgaaacaCAAATCACAAACACAGTGTTCATATTGGTAAATGTTTATAATTAAGGAGAAATGATGCTGACATAAATGTTCTGTcatgaaataaaaaagtaaaagaaacagTGCAatctaaaacattaataaaatagtgTGTCCATTATTAAAAAGTTACAATAAAATAacagtttaaataattaaacacCCCTTTCCATTCCCCCTCAAAGTGTAAAGTAAAGAGTGAGTTTGAGACATGTCACCAATTACAAAAAACATGCTCACCTCAAAATGTCCAAATTTGCTGATACTTTTGTCTGGTTTTTGAAGTGTGTACACTTGATATTATATATCTGCAGTTCTGGgcctttagtgtgtgtgtggtgtgggtgtttgtgtggtTTGGTGTGTAAGTGAGGACCACCTCTCTCTATCTTGACTTGGAGTGCAATCAGAGTGGCTGAATGCTTGACTGGATATCTGACAAATATGTTATCTCATCCCACCTCAGTTCTTCGCCAATATTTGCTTCAATTAGGGTCAGTTTACCGAGATACACTGCagctgtgtgggtgtgtatgacgCTTGTGAGAAACAGCCTTAATTTCATAATGATCTCATGTCACTTatgaccatttttattttataatatctaCTTTTAACTACAGTGAATATTTCTTAGTGTTGGTCctatgtttgtttttgaaagtcaattcCTAGAGGTACTTAACAATTGATATACTGCTTAGAGCGGACAAAAATGCATTAGTTGTGAACAACACCCTATTTGCCAGGATGAAAGATATGGTTAATTTAACTCACATTGACCTTTAGTGGTCATGGGTCATGTTGTCACCCTACATGGGGTAAGTCGTcacaatgtaatataattttaatcATAGGAGTGGGGATGTGGTTGTCTCTTCATTGGACCAGGAGGACTGTCAGAAGTTTTGGGGTACAAGGAAAATCTATAGAGCGGACAATCTTTTTGACTTTAAACTGTACCCTTGTAATTTCCATGTGTGACAATAAGCCCCAGCCTCCCCTATAAAGgatgtttatatattatattgagCATAATTCCTTGAACAAATTCAGTTTACATGATTTGCCAGGATGAAAGATATGGTTAATTTAACTCACATTTGCCTAAACAACAGAAATATCTACTTAGAAATATCAGATAAGAATTGCTATATCAGCACATATGCATTAAAGTAAATCAACGACTTGATATAGATTAGCTGTTATTGTGATGCAAAATGTGTCCTGCATAGTCTATTCACTCTGTCCTTAGGGGACACACAGGTCTGGGAATTAGTCAGAGTATTAGGATCGCAAGCTTAGAGGTCATTGCATGACTGTGAGAATGTGTGAGGATAACTAGATAACCTCATTGTATACTGTGCCTATCCGTTGCCTCTGCTATCATGCTGGTGTTAGGTATTTGTTAGAATTGGAAAGAAGGTGATGAGGTCTTGTCGAGGTCATAATCAATAGTATCAATCAACAAGTGACACGGTGCCCTAGTATTGATCACTACAAAGATGTTGAAAGAACTATAATGGCATGGAATTTCCCTGTGCAGTCAAGTGTCAATAAATCCTAGTGGCTGACCGGATCTTTCCATCTTAAAGATTTTTGAATTTAAAGATTTTAGAATAGCAGGGAATGTTGTTCTGGACCCACATGTCTTTAGTGTATGGGGCTGGGGCCCACTGTATCTCTGTGAATTCAAACAATGGCCCTGACATTTACAatatcatacacaaaaataatgtgaaataatgtgaatgaaaatatggCATTTGCATTCAGTTATCTGTTGCATaaattaaagctgatgtgtgtaaattCTTTCAGACTGAtcgcactgtgaatttggcagtCTGTGCATACCGAAATTTGAACCActtcccccagtggccgaagatggaattgttgttgaggtgaaatgtccacagagtggtgccaaatgagagttatattttttgttgtaaatgatgtaacatagtcaaaaggaatgcatattttattaaccatactcCCTAACCCAAACATCAACCCTAAGCCTAAATGTCAGAGgggtaaaattttattttacagtgtaaatatAACCTTTgaatggtaatcaacattgtttatgtgaatgcatttacttcctggtttccatgggaccagaatttGTGTTTATAGATTGCTCATGCAACACATCAGTAGTGCCACAGGGTCCAGGAAAAGTGAACAGTGAATTGTGAATTGATGcagaaatgtctgatgggggatggcactTGTTAGCAATTCgacagaatggggttgattttaaGGTACACAAAAATTCAGAAGCAGCATGTCAATTTCTCATGTAGTCATGCTAAATTTTGATCTCGCATTCCAGCTTAATAGGTGTTAGTTATAGAGGTAAGCCATCTTTAacactatcaaaacattactcTTTTTGGAGTGGAGTGGactttttggagtggcctgtccaagtcgacacagcaacattggctcaaccaattatACCAGTCTGgtgcgggactatctgtttgtacaaccattGAAAATGTGGGAGTTTTTTGGAATAGTTTTGAAAaccataattatttttgcaattccgtttggtgaccaagtgtcacagaaattacacacttcagcatgTATGTAATTTTGTTCAATTCCTTTTATGCTGAAAAGGTTCTTGAATGCACACAACCATGTTTGTATGTGCATTTTGAGTGTCCTGGTACACGTTGTCTGAAGTGCTGCATGGCTCTGACTcataaattgaataaaacaaagtAAACAGACACAAGAGGGGTAGATAGCAAAAAGGGATGGAGCTGAGTGGGCAGAAGCAAGTCATGCAACATAAGGTCCTTAATCATACCTGTTTGACACTGAGATTTAGGCAATCAAGTTGTGCGGCTGCTGTATCGACCTCCCTTGTTACACATTAACTTTCCTCTCTCAGCCAGGGAGACAAGCAAACATGGAAGAAAAAGATAGTACAACTAGACATCATGTTGTCTTCTACCACAGTCTCTTTATAAAACCTCACAGAGGTTGTGAAATTAGAAATCACATGTGAGACTGAAGGTGTCCTATCAGCACCAACGACACACTGTTAGGCTGTGAGctagtgtttgtcttttttgcttGTTGGTGCTTATCAAGACAGATCATGGCCATGCAGATACAGAGACAGCTTTATTGATCAGTCCCAAACATAGGGTGGGTTGGAACACAGCAAGACCGGATGATGTGAAGGAAGAGGCATGGTGATTATAAGCAGGAATGTTCGCTGCTGTGTCACAATTAGCTTGTTAGAGGGTCCAATTGAAGCTCCTACTGATTTTTGTCTTATTTAGAACCACTGCTCCATCGGTAAGGCTCAAGTACCCCTTCATCAACACCACACCAGAAATATGTAcctctaatataatataatataatatgacaacataatataatataattaaggctgtcgatttaacgcattaattcaggaCCATAATAAGgtagattcctgagaaatgcaagcttgtagtaccacctgtttactccagagggcagtaagtgaaatttacttatcagctgtatgagcaacgtgcagtttaaacagtgaagaaaacaacacttaagtaggcagaacaacataaacaagcgttacattcttgcattcaaaacactcgaaggagcgcaaatgcgaactaagggatctcaagatgtgcttAAAGatggagtattaaactatatttaacttgacacagtgaaataaacattttatatttatgacgcaacacacccgagacatctgacgtaggtgtaaattgatgggcccttaaacaagccctcataataaatctccaactgattgacaaattcacttgtgaaatggattactgtgaactgaatgccaatgattgacttatgatcaataatatggtagtaaacaatacattgtattctaaagcctctttttaaatggtcttatcaatgatgaactcttctgctacaggaatggaatgcattttaattatctgaatatatatacttttttatatttaaagataactatgtattgttatatagactatatgaggggctttctcagcaaatatttttatatgtgattaaatgcaattaattgcgattaattaatcgggacaccatgtaattaattctataacatttttttattgattgacagccctaaatataatataatataatataatataatataatataatataatataatataatataatataatataatacaatattttactgGATAGTAGAATAAAAAATTAACCAGGtcttggggcaaaaatgccacataaagtgacaaaaatgccccatatatttcaatatgaatttgaaatattttgtaatattttattcttGGCTTGTCTAGTTATGGGTGAAATTGTGATTCACTTGAAGTATTTAACATAGCCTAAAGGTCAACATGCTGTGTTTTGCCCTCAAAAAGGAAAAATGGccttttaatgaaaaatgttgaTGTCTAACTACTGGATACCATTTAGCATTTTTGTTCatatattattaatgataatgaaAGACAATTTTAATAAAGGGAAagaactgtatttaaaaaaacagactCACTAGCACACAAATGAATAAAACTTTCacacatttaataaatgttataaacTGGAAAATTAATATAAGATTAAtcatcatttgtttttttaacaattcATTTTTCAGTTTTATAGGACAGaacattaaataacattaaaaaccaATGTTAGATTTTGGTTGTTTAcccataaattatttaaatgtgagGTCTGGAATTTAGCCTTATGAATAATGATAGAATGAAGTTCTGTATCAGGTCATTCCAATACACTTTTTAGcaatggaaagaaaaaaaatatttagccttAGGGCAAAGGGCAGCATGCAGGAAATTAGAAATAGTTTATCGTATGCAACGCTGATTTTGAAATAGATCAGGATCACCTTGGGGCACGTAGCATTGAATGAGAGCAATGGACCATGGCTGTAGTTACATATCAGCAATCTGTACTCGGAGGCTGATAAACCATAATTTGGGCTGAAACTTCCACGTGTGTAAATGATGGATGGAGCCAGGCAGTCTTTTAacactctcagacagacacatTCATTCACAAGCTTGAATGGAGCCACCAGTGACAGATTAATATCCACATAAATCTCTGTCAGACAAACCCAAAGACCTTCAGTCCCGATCACAAGTCTGTGAAGGTGAACCTCTGTGCTTATCAGGTGTCAGACCATGTgtgaatataaatacaaaataaacagtaGAGGTGATGCATTgtgtttattaaaacaaaaagacatggcaaataaaaacattgcatttctttttatattgaagttatatatatattatttttattttttttaaagtgtacatTATTGACAACTATACATTGCAAAAGAGTAAATAAGACCAAAAACAGACATACAACTAggggataaataaaaataagttatcaatataatttaatacatttatattgtttaattgatATTCAATACTAAAGACTCTTTCAGTACATCCAATAGCCTAAAAGAGGTAGAATTTAGGTTGACAATTGACAGTATTTTGGTTTGTGGATACATTAATTTACATGCAGAATATAGGCTAAGTTTATCACATACTCCATCCTCCTGTTCTCATTTATAGGAACATATATGCCTCAAACATTTCAAGGATACATTATAAATAGCCTAATCCTCCTTGGGTCAATTAAGTAGGAACTTTCTTTGAACTGTTAAGATGATTGATGGATGCATGAAAGTCCTAATGATGTAACGTCGTTCGTCAATCATGTGACGTGTACAGGTAGGTCTATTCAAATGAGGGGTAAGCCAAGTCTACCTGTGATAAAACGATTACCATTATTAATATGGTAAAACAATTTGTGCTCCAtcttttgacactttttttttaataaattatattaagcaGCCTGACAGGTCGCATGTTCATTTTGCGACTTAATTATCTCGTTTCTTTCGATAAACACTAAGTAAGCAGGTGTCAATGGACTGGAGATGGTACGTGCCACTCACAATAAAAAGTAGTCAAACGAAGGCTGCTGCTGTTGTAGGCCGAAGATAGACCTGCCACCGTATGACTATCCAAAATGGGTGAACAAATCAACCCAAATAAACACTTCATCTGTTCTTTTGTCAACTGTAAAGCGACGTTTTCCAAGTTGTGGAAGTTGGAAGCACATTATTGCAAACACTCGGGACTGGTGAGTGATAACTTAATGAATGGCATATTTCTTCCTCCAAACGTCTTGCTCGGTGAGAAAGCACTCAGTTAAGATTTGCTCTGTATTTATGGTTTATCAGAAGCCCTTTGCTTGTGGAAGCTGCGACAAGAGCTTTTGCACCCGTTACCAGTTCACCCGACACCAGCTGAGCCACAGTGGGGAGAAACCTTACCTGTGAGTACCCAACACTGCCTCTGTCTAAAATGTTGAGCTGCTTACTAACACCGCATTTATGGAGCATGATATGAAGCTAAACAAGTTTTTAAACACCGTTGCATAGCATGGCGCCTTGCACGTGCTGCTTCTGATCACCTGTTTTATATACATTCAAGGTGCTCAGTCAGTGGATGTGCAGAGGCATTCTCCACGTATGGCAGCTTGAGGAACCACACTGCTCAAGCTCACCACAACAAAGAAAGGAATTATGTCGTGAGTCCCTTTTTAAATGATGGTTTAAAGTTCTGCATTTAATGTTCTTTTAGAAATGAAAATCCGTGCTTGCAAGTAGCTATATAAGTAACAACAAGTACTTTCCTCCGTGGAAACGTTTGTCGGAATAGTCACTACAGTACTTCTAAAGAAAGTTCACAAAACACTATATCAGAGCCTACATTATCTCCGTGTATATGGTTGATTTAAATTAGAACACCTAAAAatgtcatgtattttttttttatcccaacaATTTCCCAGACTGCTTCCAATCCAGAAAGGTTTTCATTAGCTTCCAGGTTATCACTCCACAAGCTTTTCAAATAACTCTTTCATTCAGtttttttcactgttttttggccaaACATAGGATAAGGGCCTTTCCCACTGGTGAAACTAAAGCccattttaggtacttttccccGGAAATAgtaaggaactatagttcctctaaGCTGTTTTGGGGACATTTTTTAGCTCTTACTCTGGGGTAGATTTGGGCATATAGGGACTGTAGaaggtgctgcagcctgtgattggatAAAACCCCTGCATTGAGAAAGGAAAGGAGCTCAATAGTAAACAACTAGCTGTTAGCCGCTACTGAGGATTGCACACATTTTTCAGTTCCCTTAACCGAAATAACATATAAATAACATATAAAAGTAtagtgagtgtctgtctgtctcgcttCACCGGGAGACACTTGAGTTTATCACATCAGAACTTTAGGTAATTTACCTTTATGCACTAAACTGTCAAATCTAGTTTATGAGGGAAGTATTGCGTGCCTTTTACTGTGTGGTTAACTTGCATCCCTTTTTGGGGGGGGTCAATGAGTATTTCAATACAGCAATTTGAGTCATAAAAGATTGTTGATAAATGGGTGTATAGCTGCATGGAGCACTGCAGGTGTAGCTCATAAGCCCAGTTTAAACCGTAACCTGAAGACACCGGCTGTGTCCGAATGCTGGTATATGCCATATAAGTATGGATGGAGGTAGGATGAAATTAGGTGCTTTTTAAACCGTTCagagttccattcatccaaaaacactCTTTAAAACcaataactgattaggcagctgcATGCGTCTTCTGAAGTTAATATAAAACCgccctaaacaaacaaaagtgttGCTCCGATTCCGGCATCCTCTGGTGTTTATTTTGTCGTTGCTATTGAAACGCGCATGCAAATGATGTCAGAATAAAAATGGTCAATGCTAGATGGATCACTACAGTGCAATGGGAGAACAGTCTCCTGTGTCCCGTTCCTCTTGAGTTCTCATTTggaaaagtaccaggactgtaAGTGGGAAAGGGCCTCTATAGGACCTTGGATCTTGAAAATTATCTTGTCTTTTTGTCCTGTTTCTAAAGCCAAAAATGCAACTCCATTATATTTATATCGATATATTTATTCCTACTTTTTGCTTATCTGAAAGCTAGAATTATTTATGGTTTGTGAAAGGCACTGAAAAGATATTTTAGAAAATTTAGAAATTAATTCAATCAAATGGAATTATGCAGAAGTTTACaattaaattagggctgtcaatcagttacatttaattacatggggtgtcgattaattaatcatttaatcccatataaaaatatttgctgagaaagcccctcataactCTATATAgtctatataactataatatttaAAAGAGAACATGTAAATGTCTCTTTCTctcaattaaaatgaattacattcctgtagcagaagagttaatcattgataatacaataagtggctttagaatacaatgtattgtttactaccatattattgatcataagtcagtcattggcttacagttcacagcaatccacgaatttgtcaatcagttggatatttattatgagggctggtttaagggcccgtcaatttacacctatgtCAGACGTCTCTGGTGTTgcgtcataaatataaaatgtttgtcactgtcaagttaaatatagtttaatactccatcttgagatcccttagttcgcatttgcgctcagtgttttgaatgcaagaacgtaacgcatgtttgtggtgttctgcctactgaagtgttttttttcactgtataaactgcacgttgctcatacagctgaagtttcacttactgccctctggagtaaacgggtggtactacaagcttgcatttctcaggaattatGCTATTTATTTGTTAGTTTTAACGCATccctttttgtaaaattaatcgcactgaattaatgcattaaaccgACAGCCCTAAATTAAACGTAATAAAACttggaaaacaaaaaaagtcacatttttaCGTTTCAGCTTTAAAATTCTATCTTATGTGCTCCTTTTACagttgtgggttttttttttttttttttttatacatttattaccTGAGTGTTGTGACCATGTTTCCTAGTGCAAACATCAAGACTGTGGAAAGGAGTTCCATAAGAAAAAACTACTGATGATTCACTCATGTGAGCACACAAATGAATTGCCTTTTCAGTAAGTGTTAGTTGCTAATGTACATTTAGGTTCTGAATTATAACCAGTTACTCATAAATACCTATTCTGGCAGATGTGACTTTGAAGGATGTGGCATGAAATTTGCTTCTCCTACAGTTCTAAAACGACATGGGAAGGTACATGAAGGTAACGCACTCCTCGAgcccaaaaaaaaacatatctgacTTTCAGAcaaggtgtttttttattttttttattttcctatttatttttgctttctaAAACTTAAGGTTACCCATGTGCTGAGGAGTACTGTCCCTTCAAAGGGAGAACTTGGTCAGATTATCAGAACCACAAAAAGGCTGAGCACAGAGGTACATTACTATATAATTTCGATGTTCTGTTTTGAATAGTCTTTTGTTTCCCAATACGGagtccttttgttttgcagaaacgCTGCCATGTGATCAATGTAAGAAGATCTTCCACCAGGCCTGGTTTCTGCAGAAGCACAAACAATTTGTTCACTCTGGGGAACGGCGCCGGTTTAAATGTACTAGAGAGGGTTGTCCGGAGAGCTACACCACACACTTTAACCTC containing:
- the LOC127635013 gene encoding transcription factor IIIA-like, with protein sequence MGEQINPNKHFICSFVNCKATFSKLWKLEAHYCKHSGLKPFACGSCDKSFCTRYQFTRHQLSHSGEKPYLCSVSGCAEAFSTYGSLRNHTAQAHHNKERNYVCKHQDCGKEFHKKKLLMIHSCEHTNELPFQCDFEGCGMKFASPTVLKRHGKVHEGYPCAEEYCPFKGRTWSDYQNHKKAEHRETLPCDQCKKIFHQAWFLQKHKQFVHSGERRRFKCTREGCPESYTTHFNLQNHILVSHEGKRAFTCSFAGCGKAFAMEESLKRHAVVHKPQKTKLQKPKTTPRKKTSSKTKPPDAAKLSQLLQNVSLNKATSQKPET
- the rpl21 gene encoding 60S ribosomal protein L21, encoding MTNTRGKRRGTRYMFARPFRKHGPVPLSTYMRIYKKGDIVDIKGTGTIQKGMPHKCYHGKTGRVYNVTQHAVGIIVNKQVKGKILAKRINVRIEHIKHSKSRDSFLQRVKENEKKKVEAKKAGTWIELKRQPAAPRPAHFVSTKNNEPQLLEPIPYEFMA